One region of Cheilinus undulatus linkage group 4, ASM1832078v1, whole genome shotgun sequence genomic DNA includes:
- the capn9 gene encoding calpain-9 has product MPLQSTLSGRGSGSQKAIDTQSDGKSFEQLRRECLQKGVLFEDPDFPATDSSLFFSQSCPVSIEWKRPKEICDNPRFIVGSADRTDICQGQLGDCWLLAAIANLTLKKDALARVVPHDQDFDRNYAGIFHFQFWQHNKWLDVVVDDLLPSVRNNLIMVHSASNNEFWSALLEKAYAKLHGSYESLKGGSTMEAMEDFTGGVGEMYDTKDAPDNFYSVMKKGKDRGSMMSCSINTSSSAESEAKLPNGLVKGHAYSITGLEEVNYRGRKVKLIRIRNPWGQVEWNGPWSDKSGEWDYVDKADKNRILQNSDDGEFWMDFEDFKRNYDKVEICNMTPDALTDSKRHWEVNMFEGNWIRGSTAGGCRNYIDTFWTNPQFKLKLEDADDEDDMCSVVIALMQKNRRKLRKEGLDLETIGFAVYEAPEGDDYLDKDFFRYHASKARSKTYINMREVAERFTLSPGSYVLVPTTFQPHHEADFLVRIFSEKKAGAVEMGSNVDADLPDPPLPSAPEEETDEEKGLRRLFDQLAGDDQAISVRELQQMLNGVLSRRKEIKFEGLSLSTCHSIMNLMDVDGTGKLEFQEFKVFWEKMKKWIMLFLSFDTDRSGKMSSYELRIALKAAGMHLNNDLLQLVGLRFADNKYDIDFDDYLTCIVRLENMFRVFQAMDVNKRGRVKMNIMQFLMLSMNV; this is encoded by the exons ATGCCTCTCCAGTCCACGCTCTCCGGCCGGGGCTCCGGCTCTCAGAAGGCCATAGACACCCAGTCGGACGGCAAGTCCTTCGAACAGCTGAGGCGTGAGTGTCTGCAGAAGGGAGTCCTGTTTGAGGATCCGGACTTCCCTGCCACTGactcctctctcttcttcagCCAGAGCTGTCCCGTCAGCATCGAGTGGAAGAGGCCTAAG GAGATCTGTGACAACCCCAGGTTCATCGTTGGCTCAGCAGACCGCACGGACATCTGCCAGGGACAGCTGG GAGACTGCTGGCTCCTGGCAGCCATCGCTAACTTGACCCTCAAAAAGGATGCTCTGGCCCGCGTCGTCCCCCATGACCAGGACTTTGACCGTAACTATGCCGGTATTTTCCACTTCCAG TTCTGGCAGCACAACAAATGGCTGGACGTCGTGGTGGACGACCTTTTGCCATCGGTCAGAAATAACCTCATCATGGTTCACTCGGCCTCCAACAACGAGTTCTGGAGCGCTCTGCTGGAGAAAGCCTACGCCAA ACTGCATGGCAGCTACGAGTCCCTGAAAGGCGGCAGCACTATGGAGGCCATGGAGGACTTCACAGGCGGTGTGGGTGAAATGTACGATACCAAGGACGCTCCAGACAACTTTTATTCTGTCATGAAGAAGGGCAAGGACAGAGGATCTATGATGAGCTGCTCTATCAAT ACCTCCAGCTCTGCAGAGTCAGAGGCCAAATTACCCAACGGTCTGGTGAAAGGACACGCGTACTCCATCACAGGTCTGGAGGAG GTGAACTATAGAGGGCGGAAGGTCAAGTTAATCCGCATCAGGAACCCCTGGGGTCAGGTCGAGTGGAACGGCCCCTGGAGCGACAA GTCTGGAGAATGGGATTATGTGGACAAAGCAGATAAAAATCGTATTCTGCAGAATTCAGATGACGGAGAGTTCTG GATGGACTTTGAGGACTTCAAGAGGAACTACGACAAAGTGGAGATCTGCAATATGACCCCGGATGCTCTGACTGACTCGAAGCGTCACTGGGAGGTCAACATGTTTGAGGGAAACTGGATCCGTGGATCCACAGCTGGCGGCTGCAGGAACTACATTG ACACATTTTGGACGAACCCACAGTTCAAGCTGAAGCTGGAGGACGCCGATGATGAGGACGACATGTGCAGCGTGGTGATCGCTCTGAtgcaaaaaaacaggagaaagcTGAGGAAGGAGGGCCTGGACCTGGAGACCATCGGCTTTGCAGTGTACGAG GCCCCAGAAGGTGATGACTACCTGGACAAAGACTTCTTCCGTTACCACGCATCCAAGGCCCGCAGCAAGACCTACATCAACATGCGTGAGGTGGCGGAGCGCTTCACGCTGTCTCCTGGCTCCTATGTCCTGGTGCCCACCACCTTCCAGCCCCACCATGAGGCCGACTTCCTGGTCAGGATCTTCTCAGAGAAGAAAGCCGGAGCTGT GGAGATGGGGAGCAATGTTGATGCTGACCTGCCAGAT CCACCACTGCCAAGTGCTCCAGAGGAGGAAACAGACGAGGAGAAAGGCCTGAGGAGACTGTTTGACCAGCTGGCAGGAGAC GACCAGGCTATCTCTgtcagagagctgcagcagatgCTGAACGGCGTTCTCAGCAGAC GAAAAGAGATCAAATTTGAAGGCCTGAGTCTGAGCACCTGCCACAGCATCATGAACCTGATGGAC GTGGACGGCACGGGAAAGCTGGAGTTCCAAGAGTTCAAGGTCTTCTGGGAAAAGATGAAGAAGTGGATC ATGCTCTTCCTCTCCTTTGACACGGATCGTTCTGGAAAAATGTCGTCCTATGAGCTTCGTATTGCTCTCAAAGCTGCAG GCATGCACCTGAACAACGATCTCCTGCAGCTGGTCGGCCTGAGGTTTGCAGACAATAAATACGACATCGACTTCGACGACTACCTCACCTGCATCGTCCGACTGGAGAACATGTTCC GAGTTTTCCAGGCCATGGATGTAAACAAGCGGGGCCGTGTGAAAATGAACATCATGCAG TTCCTGATGTTGTCGATGAACGTCTGA
- the taf5l gene encoding TAF5-like RNA polymerase II p300/CBP-associated factor-associated factor 65 kDa subunit 5L, producing MKRVRTEQIQYAVAQYLKRRQYVDTDGSLKGAKLFQSAEEMAASLTVQTESGCANIVSAAPCQSDPQQYETQYSRLRNFLSETDISWAKEVSSILYPLFVYLHLDMVQCGLKGAVDGFYSRFHGAFLQDSEQRVIVEQLRHVLTSQDVAANPKLSAFLEHKYVVHLTEPAYSYLLRYLQSEDNSALCRAISTHLQLEVTTLRRTDYQLYGAAGGTAAAPNSTSSWAGVDGAEGGEGVEVPAGIPQSEAALEALQDCIKKVREGPPTLTTVCFYAFHHTEQMLNTAEVSADSRLLSAGFDSSTVKLWSLRARKLKAKPHQADVSHVHLACDVLEEEDEEDSSGSEIKTLRGHSGPVFRTAFLTDSSGLLSCSEDTTVRYWDLGSFTNTALYQGHAYPVWDVDVSPCSLYFASGSHDRTARLWTFSRTYPLRLYAGHLADVDCIKFHPNSNYLATGSTDKTVRLWSTQQGASVRLFTGHRGPVLSLAFSPNGKYLASAGEDQRVKLWDLSSGVLFKDLRGHTDSVTSLSFSPDSSLVASSSMDNSVRVWDIRNSHGGTPADGSSSELVGQYTGNTSNVLNVQFMACNLLLVTGTAQEKTEQ from the exons ATGAAGCGGGTTCGAACTGAGCAGATCCAGTATGCTGTGGCTCAGTACCTGAAGAGGAGGCAGTACGTGGACACCGATGGTTCCCTGAAGGGAGCCAAGCTCTTTCAGTCAGCAGAGGAGATGGCTGCCAGCCTCACCG TGCAGACCGAGTCTGGATGTGCCAACATCGTCTCTGCTGCACCGTGCCAGTCTGACCCCCAGCAGTATGAGACCCAGTACTCCAGGCTGCGTAACTTCCTCTCAG AAACAGACATATCATGGGCAAAGGAGGTGAGCAGCATCCTCTACCCGCTTTTTGTCTACCTCCACCTGGACATGGTGCAGTGCGGCCTGAAGGGGGCAGTAGATGGCTTTTACAGTCGTTTCCATGGTGCATTTCTTCAGGACAGTGAGCAGCGCGTCATCGTAGAGCAGCTCCGCCATGTTCTCACCTCTCAGGACGTCGCTGCAAACCCCAAACTGAGCGCTTTCCTTGAGCACAAGTACGTGGTTCACCTGACGGAGCCGGCCTACAGCTACCTGCTGCGCTACCTGCAGAGTGAGGACAACAGCGCCCTCTGCAGGGCGATAAGCACACATCTGCAGCTGGAGGTCACCACCTTAAGACGTACAGACTACCAGCTTTACGGAGCTGCAGGCGGGACAGCTGCCGCCCCAAACTCCACCTCATCCTGGGCTGGAGTGGATGGGGCGGAGGGTGGGGAGGGGGTGGAGGTCCCAGCAGGGATCCCGCAGAGCGAGGCGGCCCTGGAGGCTCTGCAGGACTGCATTAAGAAAGTACGTGAAGGCCCGCCGACGCTCACCACTGTGTGTTTCTATGCCTTCCACCACACGGAGCAGATGCTGAACACGGCGGAGGTGTCGGCGGACAGCCGGCTGCTGAGCGCCGGCTTCGACAGCTCCACTGTGAAACTGTGGAGCCTCCGAGCCCGAAAACTGAAGGCCAAACCGCATCAGGCTGACGTGTCGCATGTCCACCTGGCCTGTGACgtgctggaggaggag GATGAAGAGGACAGCTCCGGCAGCGAGATAAAGACTCTGCGGGGCCACAGCGGCCCCGTGTTTCGGACCGCCTTCCTGACAGACAGCTCCGGCCTGCTCTCCTGCTCCGAGGACACGACCGTCCGCTACTGGGACCTGGGCAGCTTCACAAACACGGCGCTCTACCAGGGCCACGCCTACCCGGTGTGGGACGTTGATGTCAGCCCCTGCAGTCTTTACTTTGCCAGCGGCTCCCACGACCGCACCGCTCGTCTCTGGACGTTCTCACGCACCTACCCCCTACGGCTGTACGCGGGGCATCTCGCTGATGTCGACTGCATCAAGTTCCATCCGAACTCCAACTATCTCGCCACCGGCTCCACGGACAAGACTGTCCGTCTGTGGAGCACCCAACAGGGGGCGTCGGTTCGCCTCTTTACTGGCCACCGCGGCCCCGTACTGTCCCTCGCTTTCTCTCCCAATGGGAAATATCTGGCGTCGGCCGGTGAGGACCAGAGGGTGAAGCTGTGGGACTTATCGTCAGGGGTGTTGTTTAAAGACCTGCGTGGTCACACGGACAGCGTCACCAGCCTGTCCTTCAGCCCCGACAGCAGCCTGGTGGCGTCTTCATCTATGGACAACTCTGTCCGGGTTTGGGACATCCGGAACTCCCACGGTGGGACGCCGGCTGACGGCTCGTCCAGTGAGCTGGTGGGACAGTACACTGGAAACACCAGCAACGTCCTGAATGTCCAGTTCATGGCGTGTAACTTACTGCTGGTGACGGGGACGGCACAGGAGAAAACAGAGCAGTAG